The DNA segment ATAGAATGGAAAAGCGCATCTTTTATTTAGGATGTTCTTTTTCATTCTATTTAAACTGTTAAAAGGAAAATAAGATATATTATATAGTCGAAAAAATGTGGTTATTATTTAGGAGGCAGCATATGAGTAAAAAATATATCATGTCAATCAGTCAAGGAACAGATATGACGAAAGCAATTTTGTTTGATGAAAAAGGCAATCAAAAATGGAGTTCACAAAAAGAAATCACACAAAATTTCCCTGCTCCAGGTTGGGTAGAACAAAATGCAAATGAGATATGGTTATCTGTATTGTCTGTTATTGCAGGAGTATTAATTGAATCGGGAGTAAAACCAGCAGACATTAATAGCGTGGGCATTACCAATCAACGTGAGACAACTGTTGTTTGGGACAAAGCAACTGGTAGGCCTATTTATCAAGCTATCGGGTGGCAATCTAAGCAAACCAATGAAATCGCAAAACAATTAAGAGAAGATGGTCATGAAGACTATATTCATAATAAAACAGGATTAGTAGTTGATTCTTATTTCTCAGCAACTAAAATCAAATGGATATTGGATCATGTTAAAGGATCAAGAGAACGTGCTCAAAAAGGCGAACTTTTATTTGGAACAATCGATTCTTGGTTGGTCTGGAAATTAACAGGCGGAAAAGCACATGTTACCGATTATTCAAATGCAAGCCGTACGATGCTGTTTAATATCTATGACCTAAAATGGGATGAAGATATTTTAGCATTACTAGATATTCCGAAAGAAATGTTGCCAGAAGTGAAATCGTCTTCTGAAGTTTATGGAACTACCGTACCCTCACATTTCTATGGTGGAGAAGTCCCAATTGCGAGTATGGCAATTGATCAACAAGCAGCTTTGTTGGGGCATGAAGGACATGAAGAAGGTATGGTTAACGCAACCTATGGTACAGGTGCCTTTATTATTATGAATACGGGTACTAAGCCGATTAAATCAGATAACGGATTATTGACTTCTATAGCATATGGGATTAATGGTGAGATCACATACACGTTAGAGGGGAGTATCTTTGTGGCTGGATCCGCATTGCAGTGGTTAAGAGATGGACTTAGAATGGTTAAAACAACGCCTGACACTGAATCGTATGCCAAAAAAGTAACGTCAACGGACAATGTCTACGTAGTGCCTTCATTTACTGGTTTAGCAGCACCATATTGGGATCAAGATGCACAAGGATCAATCTTAGGTTTAACTCGTGGAACAACGAAAGAACACTTTATTCGTGCGACATTAGAATCTCTGGCATACCAAATAAAAACAGTTGTAGATACGATGAATGAAGAATCAGGTATTCCAATTGAAGTGTTACGTGTGAATGGTGGAGCAGCTCAAAACGACTTTTTAATGCAATTTCAATCCGATATGTTAGACAAACGTGTTGAACGCCAAAAAGAAACCGAAACGGCAAATTTAGGAGCTGCATATTTGGCAGGTTTGGCAACGGGATTTTGGAAAGATGGAAATGAAGTCAAGAAAACTTGGGAAAAAGATGCCTCGTATGATCCTGATATGGAAGAATCTGTACGAGAAGATTTATATGCCGGTTGGCAATCAGCTGTCGAAGCAACAAAGGCATTCAAACACAAACCTTTAAGAAAAAAATAAACTTTAATCACAGGTGTTTAAAATAGTTAGAGGAGGAAATAATATGGCATTTTCAGCAAAAACTAGACAAGAAAATATCGAAAAATTAAAATCCACTCAACTGGATCTACTCATTATAGGAGGGGGCATCACTGGTGCTGGGATCACTGTAGAAGCTGGAGCTAAAGGTTTAGCAAATGGTTTAATTGAGATGGGCGATTTTGCATCGGGTACAAGTAGCCGTTCAACAAAATTGATTCATGGTGGATTACGTTATTTGAAACAGTTTGATGTGGAAAATGTTGCAGAGGTTTCTAGAGAACGTGAAATTATCTATAACAATGCTGCACATATTGTTCATCCCACACCTATGATATTGCCTATCTATGATGAGCAAGGGGCTTCATTTTCTTCATTTTCTGCAGAAGTAGCTTTGAAATTATATGATGAATTATCGGATGTTCAAGAAGAGTACAAAAATTATTTTTTAGATAAAGACGCAACCTTAGAACGTGAACCAGCGCTTAAAAAGGAAGATTTGTTACAAGCTGGAGTTTATCTAGACTACACTTCGGATGATGCCAGAATCACGACAGAATTAATGAAAAAAGCGAATGAATTTGGTTCTATTATTGCTAATTATGTTAAAGCTGTTGATTTTATATTTGATGATCAACAAAAAGTAGCTGGCGTAAAAGCCCAAGATGTAGTGACTGGGGAACAATTTGACATTAAAGCTGACATTATTATGAATGCTACCGGCCCATGGTCAGATGAAACCAGAGAAAAGAGTGCAGCAGAATCTGAACAAAGAATGCGCCCAACGAAAGGGGTTCATTTAGTTGTTCCTGAAGAACGTTTGCATGTGAATGGTCCTATTTATACTGATTCTAGTTTTTTCGATAATCGTATGATTTTTATTATTCCACGTAATGGGAAAACATATTTTGGAACAACGGATACGGACTATACTGGTGACATCAATCATCCAACAGTTTCCCAAGAAGATATCGATTACTTGTTAAAAGCGGTAAACTATCGATTTCCAGAAGCTAAATTAACCGCATCAGATATTGAAGCAAGTTGGGCTGGATTGAGACCCTTGATTGCAGAAAGCGGCGGGAAAAATCCATCAGCAGTATCTAGAGGAAGTTCATTAACAGAATCTGAAAATGGGTTAATCACGATTGCGGGAGGGAAATTAACCGATTACCGTAAGATGGCTGAGGGATCGTTAAAATTAATTTCAAAACGTTTGAAAGAAAAAACGGGTAAAGAATACCCTGAAGTAGATACTAAAGTAGTTAAATTATCAGGCGGAGATGTTCCTTTAGGAAGTAAGTTTGATGCTTATGTTGAAGAACAAGCTAAAAAAGGAATGGAAACAGGTCTTTCAAAAGAAGAAGCAGAAAAATTAGTCAGATGGTTTGGTTCAAATGCTAGCGAAATTTTTGATCGAGCTAACTCTTTCACAAAACCTGCTAACTTAGATTTAGGGGATGCGCTATTTCTTATCTACACTTTAGAAAATGAAATGGCTCTAACACCTACAGATTTCTTTGATCGTAGAACAGAAAGCATTTTATTTGATCATCATCATGTTCTTGAGACAAAAGAAGCTGTTGTTGAATTTATGACTTACTATTATCAATGGGATGCAACAACAAAAGAAAAAATGGTTGCAGAATTAGAAGAAACGATTGCTGAAGCTGATCTTTCAAATTTATAACGAATTAGGAGAGGGTGAGATAAAAGTCTCATTCTCTTTTTGTGATCCTAGTACTTATTTTAGTATGTGTTCAAAAAAAAACTTGCTTTCCATGAAAAAGGAAAGGCAAGTTTTTAGTATCATTTTAATGATACGATCTTAATCAAAATCTATAGAAGAGTTGTCTTCTGCAATCGTGTTTTTTTCTTGACGTGCATGCAATTTTTTCATAACAAATCGTGCAGGTGGTTGAGCAATCAAAAGCTCACAAAATAAAGCGATACAAAAATTTCTAGGCCAATGTGATAATGATTCAAATGAAGATAAGGCGAAACCTTTTCCAAGCATAGTGCCAATGACTGTCATAATCAATGACATCCCAATAACAGTAAAAAAGATGGTAAATAATATTTTTGCGTTAAATCCATCGGTGTCATCGGAAAAAGTTTGCACTAATTTTTCTGCAATACGTCCAATAACGAGTACTTCTAGCAGCATAGCAATGATCAAGATAATAGGAAAAGATTTAAGAATAATCATGAATACTTCTGTATCAAGTTTTCCAAATTCTAGACCAATGTTTACTGTGCTCATAACTATAACAGTTATAGTGCAAATAATAAGACCGTATAACATTCCTTCTTTAGCATTGTGGGGCAATCTGTTTTCTTTTACTTCTTTAATAGTAAAAAACTCCTTTTTTGTGTATCTATAAGAAGTGTATCAGACATTATAGCTCTTTCGTAAGTAAAATTTTCATGAAAATTACATGAAAATATAAATACGTTTTTCAACCAAAATAAAGAACCGCTCTCCATTATAGAGAGTGGTTCTTTATTTAGTTAAATGGTATTATTTTATTTTTAAGGTGATCAATTGTTCTTCAATAGCATCTAATGGAGCTTCCGCTTGCAATAAAGCAGCTGCAGTATAGGCACTTTCAATTAAAGCAGTGTCATATAAATTAACGGTCTTATCAGAGGTCTCAATCGCTAGTTCTAAATTCATTTTAGCACTGCCTAAGTCATAAAAAGCCAGAATCTTTTCTTCGTTAAATGAAGATAAAACTTCTTCAATTCGATCAAAGCTGGTTCCAATTCCACCTTCTGGAGTTCCACCAGCACTTTTAACAGTGACATCTTTAGCAACTTCACTGATTAACTTCGCTAAGCCATCGGCAATTTCGGATACGTGAGAAACTATCAATACGCCATACTCTTTACTCATCGTAAACACCTGCTTTCATCATTGTTTTAAACAGATAGCTGCTAGACATAGCACCTGGGTCAATATGGCCGATAGAGCGTGCGCCTAAATATGATGCACGTCCTTTAGTAGCTTTCATATCTATCGTTTTTTCAACAGTTTCGTCAATAAAAGAACTCGTTAAAGTTTTTGATTTTACAGCTTCAACAACCGGAATCCACTCGTCGACCATGGTTTTTTCTCCTGCCACAGCTTTACCACGTTTTTGGATGCCTTCTAATCCGGCTTCTAAGACGGTAGCTAGGTCATCACTGTCTTGGCTAGCCTTAGCCATGTTAATGAAAGCAGAACCTAGTAGTGGGCCTGAAGCTCCTCCAACTTTGCTGACCAGAGTCATTCCGGTTACTTTAAGAAGGTCAGGTAACGTTTCAGGGTTTTTAGTTTGTAACGCTTCAGTTAGTGCGTTAGCTCCGCGAGCAAGATTGTTTCCGTGGTCACCATCCCCAATAGCAGTATCTAATTCACTAAGATAATCTTTATTTTCTAAAATTTGTTCAATAAAAAGGTCAATCCATTTTTTTGCAGTTTCTTGAGTTAACATAAATTTTTGTTCCCCTTTCTTTACCAAGCAATTGTTGTTACGGGTGCATTTAAATACTCTAACCAACTAGAATCTTCTAATTTGACCAAAGTCAGAGAAAGACCTTCCATATCAATAGAAGTCATGTAGTCGCCAACTTTTCTGAAGTCTAACGTTAGTCCTTCATCTGTTAACAATTGTTTCACATCATTCATAAAAATAAATTGTTCCATCAATGGAGTTCCACCCATACCGTTAACTAAAACGGCAAAGGAATCCCCTTTTTGCCATTGAAATTCTTTTTTCAATTGATTCACCAATTCTTTAGCTAAGGTAGCAGAAGGTTGAAGTTTTTCTCTGCGGTAACCTGGTTCGCCATGAATACCTACGCCGAATTCAATTTCATCAGCTTCTAATTCAAATCCTGGTTTACCAACTTCTGGTACAGTTGCAGGATTTAATGCAACACCTAAAGATTTTACAGTTGGGATAAGTTTGTCTGCTAATGTTTTGATTTCTGTTAAAGATAAGCCTTCTTCAGCAGCGGCACCTAAAATTTTGTGAACTAAAACAGTACCAGCAATTCCACGCTTTCCAGCAGTATATGTGCTGTCTTCAACGGCAATATCATCATCTACTACGATATAATCAACTTCAATGTCTTCCATTTCTGCTAACTCTTTAGCCATATCAAAGTTCATAATATCTCCAGAATAGTTTTTAATAATTAAGAATACGCCTTTTCCTTCATCACTAGCCTTAATGCCTTCTAATATTTGGTCAGGAGTTGGAGAGGTGAATACCTCACCACAAACGGCAGCTGACAACATCCCTTTTCCGACAAAACCAGCATGAGAAGGTTCATGTCCGCTTCCGCCACCACTTACTAAACCAACTTTTCCTGTATGTTCAACTTTACGATGAATGACAGATGTTTCAGGTAAGCGTTCAACTAAATCTTCATAGGCAAAGACTAATCCACTGAGCATTTCATCTAAAATATTTGATGGATCATTGATGATTTTTTTCATTTGTTCCAGACCCCCTAGAGTATTTTTTGATTGACTTCATTATCATTGTAATCGTTTTTAAAGCAAAGAACAAAGCAAACGATTGGTGAGGTTGACAAATCAGCCGATTTATAAAAAAGGCGTTCCAATTATAAACAGAATGGAAAAATAAAGGGCTGGTTTCAAGTTGTTTTGGTATACTAGTAATAGATACCTTAATTAGGAATCAAAAGGATTGTGCGTGGTAATAAAGGGTGAGAGGAGAGCTTACGATGGATAATCAAATGCAGTTGTATTCGCTTGTGAAAAAACTTTATCAAGCTGGTTTCTGGGAAGATTATTGGGATAATGATATCATTGGTATACAATTGGTTGGTTATAAGGAACCAGTTTTTATTTCCGTTTTAGGGAAAGCTGAACAGAATTTCGGTTTCTTAATTTATCGTAATTTAGAAGAACTGTCTTATTTTTTTGAAACACGCAAGAGAGCTGAGTTTCGTGAATTTAGTTCGGTAATGGAGATGCTCCAAACTCAAAAATGTATTTCTTTACACTTTGAAGATCGTCAAAAAATTCCCAAAGAAGAATATAAAAAAATAAAAGCTAGCGGCATAACTTTTAGAGGGAAAAAAGCATGGCCGGTCTTTACAGACTATAAACCAGGGTATTACCCGTTTACAATAGAGGAAAACGATGTCCCTTTCTTGATAGCTGTTTTTGAAAAGCTAATGGAAACAGCACGGGATTTCCGAGCATCTTTACAGGTTTATGAAAAGGAACAAGAAATCTACGAAGTTTTAATGCGGAGCTATAAAACAGACGGTTCATATAAAGATGGTTTTTATGTAGTTCCAAAAGCGATTGTAGAAGGGATAGTTGATAATGAAATAAACTATGCCACTATTAAGCTGACAGAATTTGAGATGAAGCGAGCGAATACTCAAAAAATGGAACATACTATTTGGGAATTAGATATTGATTTTGTTGGAGTACCTGTTGTTCCGCCAAGTGGAGGGCGGCCAATTTTTCCTTGTTTGCTATTGGTAGCAGATAGTCAAAAGGGTGAACTCATTTGTAGTGAATTTATCAAACCACAAAATATTGAAAAAATTCAACGTATTGTTCTCCAACTCATCGTGGTGCAAAATGGTAGACCACCAAAGATTGTCATAGATGCAGATCGGTATGTTAAAATTGCAACGTATTTAGAAAGAATGTTAACGACATTAGATATCGAATTGGTACCAATTCAAAAACTACCTTTATTATCCGTTGTTAAAGAAGACATGTTAGAATATTTTAAAGAGTAATTTTTAAGCAATCAAAAATGGAGGCCAATAATGAAAACTCTAGTAATCCTATCTCATCCTGAAATTAAGGAGTCGGGAAGTCAGCAGTATTTGCTGAGTTCAATTCCTGAAAATAAAAATATAACCGTTCATCATTTGGAATCTATTTATTCTGATTTCAACATA comes from the Carnobacterium sp. 17-4 genome and includes:
- the glpK gene encoding glycerol kinase GlpK, producing the protein MSKKYIMSISQGTDMTKAILFDEKGNQKWSSQKEITQNFPAPGWVEQNANEIWLSVLSVIAGVLIESGVKPADINSVGITNQRETTVVWDKATGRPIYQAIGWQSKQTNEIAKQLREDGHEDYIHNKTGLVVDSYFSATKIKWILDHVKGSRERAQKGELLFGTIDSWLVWKLTGGKAHVTDYSNASRTMLFNIYDLKWDEDILALLDIPKEMLPEVKSSSEVYGTTVPSHFYGGEVPIASMAIDQQAALLGHEGHEEGMVNATYGTGAFIIMNTGTKPIKSDNGLLTSIAYGINGEITYTLEGSIFVAGSALQWLRDGLRMVKTTPDTESYAKKVTSTDNVYVVPSFTGLAAPYWDQDAQGSILGLTRGTTKEHFIRATLESLAYQIKTVVDTMNEESGIPIEVLRVNGGAAQNDFLMQFQSDMLDKRVERQKETETANLGAAYLAGLATGFWKDGNEVKKTWEKDASYDPDMEESVREDLYAGWQSAVEATKAFKHKPLRKK
- a CDS encoding DUF7309 domain-containing protein, which produces MDNQMQLYSLVKKLYQAGFWEDYWDNDIIGIQLVGYKEPVFISVLGKAEQNFGFLIYRNLEELSYFFETRKRAEFREFSSVMEMLQTQKCISLHFEDRQKIPKEEYKKIKASGITFRGKKAWPVFTDYKPGYYPFTIEENDVPFLIAVFEKLMETARDFRASLQVYEKEQEIYEVLMRSYKTDGSYKDGFYVVPKAIVEGIVDNEINYATIKLTEFEMKRANTQKMEHTIWELDIDFVGVPVVPPSGGRPIFPCLLLVADSQKGELICSEFIKPQNIEKIQRIVLQLIVVQNGRPPKIVIDADRYVKIATYLERMLTTLDIELVPIQKLPLLSVVKEDMLEYFKE
- a CDS encoding glycerol-3-phosphate dehydrogenase/oxidase, with product MAFSAKTRQENIEKLKSTQLDLLIIGGGITGAGITVEAGAKGLANGLIEMGDFASGTSSRSTKLIHGGLRYLKQFDVENVAEVSREREIIYNNAAHIVHPTPMILPIYDEQGASFSSFSAEVALKLYDELSDVQEEYKNYFLDKDATLEREPALKKEDLLQAGVYLDYTSDDARITTELMKKANEFGSIIANYVKAVDFIFDDQQKVAGVKAQDVVTGEQFDIKADIIMNATGPWSDETREKSAAESEQRMRPTKGVHLVVPEERLHVNGPIYTDSSFFDNRMIFIIPRNGKTYFGTTDTDYTGDINHPTVSQEDIDYLLKAVNYRFPEAKLTASDIEASWAGLRPLIAESGGKNPSAVSRGSSLTESENGLITIAGGKLTDYRKMAEGSLKLISKRLKEKTGKEYPEVDTKVVKLSGGDVPLGSKFDAYVEEQAKKGMETGLSKEEAEKLVRWFGSNASEIFDRANSFTKPANLDLGDALFLIYTLENEMALTPTDFFDRRTESILFDHHHVLETKEAVVEFMTYYYQWDATTKEKMVAELEETIAEADLSNL
- the dhaM gene encoding dihydroxyacetone kinase phosphoryl donor subunit DhaM, producing MSKEYGVLIVSHVSEIADGLAKLISEVAKDVTVKSAGGTPEGGIGTSFDRIEEVLSSFNEEKILAFYDLGSAKMNLELAIETSDKTVNLYDTALIESAYTAAALLQAEAPLDAIEEQLITLKIK
- the dhaL gene encoding dihydroxyacetone kinase subunit DhaL, whose amino-acid sequence is MLTQETAKKWIDLFIEQILENKDYLSELDTAIGDGDHGNNLARGANALTEALQTKNPETLPDLLKVTGMTLVSKVGGASGPLLGSAFINMAKASQDSDDLATVLEAGLEGIQKRGKAVAGEKTMVDEWIPVVEAVKSKTLTSSFIDETVEKTIDMKATKGRASYLGARSIGHIDPGAMSSSYLFKTMMKAGVYDE
- a CDS encoding DUF2798 domain-containing protein, whose translation is MSTVNIGLEFGKLDTEVFMIILKSFPIILIIAMLLEVLVIGRIAEKLVQTFSDDTDGFNAKILFTIFFTVIGMSLIMTVIGTMLGKGFALSSFESLSHWPRNFCIALFCELLIAQPPARFVMKKLHARQEKNTIAEDNSSIDFD
- the dhaK gene encoding dihydroxyacetone kinase subunit DhaK — encoded protein: MKKIINDPSNILDEMLSGLVFAYEDLVERLPETSVIHRKVEHTGKVGLVSGGGSGHEPSHAGFVGKGMLSAAVCGEVFTSPTPDQILEGIKASDEGKGVFLIIKNYSGDIMNFDMAKELAEMEDIEVDYIVVDDDIAVEDSTYTAGKRGIAGTVLVHKILGAAAEEGLSLTEIKTLADKLIPTVKSLGVALNPATVPEVGKPGFELEADEIEFGVGIHGEPGYRREKLQPSATLAKELVNQLKKEFQWQKGDSFAVLVNGMGGTPLMEQFIFMNDVKQLLTDEGLTLDFRKVGDYMTSIDMEGLSLTLVKLEDSSWLEYLNAPVTTIAW